In the Phaseolus vulgaris cultivar G19833 chromosome 7, P. vulgaris v2.0, whole genome shotgun sequence genome, one interval contains:
- the LOC137828877 gene encoding F-box/LRR-repeat protein 10, translating to MFKRGSEESACACAMGSKEETGGAGEASLDGLPSALVATVMTKLDIASICSLASTSSALRSCARHILSFLPSFNLLDTAPSGDLLRPLLPPNPYLTTLKLDCSRLDDSAIAFLLKPSLHDLSLHNCADFSGRLLSEIGTRCKDLRSLYLGSVAEKRGRAIHISDLEELLSGCSHLEELILMFDVSLFLRHNFARVWASASEKLASLEIGYISSVTVTELLSPNLGSHMPSNPVQPSILPSIQKLCLNVDYITDAMIGTISKGLIFLTHLDLQDAPLIEPRITFDLTNAGLQQINQLGRLKHLSLVRSQEFLITYFRRVNDQALLLMADKCANMESICLGGFCRVTDTGFKTILHSCSRLYKLKVTHGTHLTDLVFHDISATSLTLTHVSLRRCNLLTNHAVLSLALNKELKILDLRDCRSLGDEALQAIGTLSMLKILLLDGSDITDAGLLYLRPSVISSLYALSLRGCKRLTDKCITALFNGCCVLELRELDLSNLPNLSDNGVLLLAKSRIPFFELRMRQCPLVGDTAVMALASMLIDEAKHGSSLRLLDLYNCGGITALAFRWLKKPYFPRLKWLGVTGNVNRDMVDALARSRPFLHVACHGEELGADPYDTSDGLYTHDYDDVDEFEQWLLEADIDSDYEEMGDAENNDEMVV from the exons ATGTTTAAGAGAGGATCCGAGGAAAGTGCGTGTGCGTGTGCGATGGGATCGAAGGAAGAAACGGGTGGCGCCGGCGAGGCGAGCCTCGACGGGCTTCCGTCGGCGCTGGTGGCGACCGTCATGACGAAGCTGGACATCGCCTCCATCTGCTCCCTGGCCTCCACCTCCTCCGCCCTCCGCTCCTGCGCCCGTCACATCCTCTCCTTCCTCCCCTCTTTCAACCTCCTC GACACTGCTCCCTCCGGCGACCTTCTCCGCCCCTTGCTGCCGCCCAATCCCTACCTCACCACTCTCAAGCTCGACTGTTCCCGCCTCGATGACTCCGCCATCGCCTTCCTCCTCAAACCCTCCCTCCACGACCTCTCCCTCCACAATTGCGCCGATTTCAGTGGCAGACTCTTGTCCGAGATCGGCACCCGCTGCAAGGATCTAAG GTCTCTTTACCTTGGCTCCGTCGCCGAGAAAAGAGGGAGGGCCATTCATATTTCCGATCTGGAGGAGTTGCTCAGCGGTTGCTCCCATTTGGAA GAGCTGATTCTGATGTTTGATGTCTCCCTCTTTCTACGTCACAACTTTGCTCGAGTGTGGGCTTCTGCTTCAGAGAAACTTGCTTCTCTTGAAATTGGCTACATTTCTTCAGTTACCGTCACTGAACTACTGAGCCCGAATTTGGGATCCCATATGCCCTCAAATCCCGTTCAACCTTCCATACTTCCAAGCATTCAGAAACTATGTCTTAATGTGGACTATATAACTGATGCTATGATTGGCACAATATCCAAAGGCCTAATCTTTTTGACTCATTTGGATCTTCAAGACGCACCATTGATTGAACCAAGAATTACATTTGACCTTACCAATGCTGGTCTTCAACAAATTAATCAACTTGGGAGATTGAAACATCTTTCTTTGGTTCGAAGCCAAGAGTTTCTTATCACCTACTTTCGAAGAGTGAATGATCAGGCATTACTTCTAATGGCAGACAAGTGTGCAAACATGGAAAGCATATGCCTTGGTGGCTTTTGTCGTGTCACAGACACTGGTTTCAAAACCATCCTGCATTCTTGCTCTCGCTTATACAAGCTTAAGGTCACTCATGGGACTCATTTAACTGATCTAGTTTTTCATGATATTTCTGCAACATCCCTTACTCTGACACATGTTAGCTTAAGACGGTGCAATCTGTTAACTAACCATGCTGTTTTGAGTTTGGCATTAAACAAGGAACTCAAAATTCTTGACCTGAGAGATTGCAGAAGCCTTGGGGACGAAGCTCTCCAAGCCATTGGCACTCTTTCTATGCTGAAAATTTTACTATTAGATGGCTCTGATATAACTGATGCAGGGCTTTTGTACTTAAGACCATCTGTCATTAGTTCACTGTATGCATTGTCTCTTCGCGGCTGCAAGAGACTAACTGATAAATGTATCACAGCTCTATTCAATGGCTGCTGTGTGCTGGAATTGCGAGAACTGGATCTATCTAATCTCCCTAACCTCTCAGATAATGGAGTTCTGCTGCTGGCAAAAAGTAGGATTCCCTTCTTTGAACTCCGTATGCGACAGTGCCCTCTAGTTGGTGATACTGCAGTCATGGCATTAGCTTCAATGCTGATTGATGAGGCCAAACATGGAAGCAGTTTGCGATTGTTAGATCTTTACAACTGTGGTGGCATTACAGCACTTGCATTTCGCTGGTTGAAGAAACCATATTTTCCAAGGCTCAAATGGTTGGGAGTGACTGGAAATGTTAACAGAGACATGGTAGATGCTTTAGCCAGAAGCAGACCTTTCTTACATGTGGCATGCCATGGTGAGGAGCTTGGGGCTGATCCCTACGACACTTCAGATGGGTTATACACACATGATTATGATGATGTAGATGAATTTGAACAGTGGCTTCTTGAAGCAGATATTGACAGTGACTATGAAGAGATGGGCGATGCTGAAAACAATGATGAAATGGTTGTGTGA
- the LOC137829888 gene encoding serine/threonine-protein kinase STY46-like isoform X1 — translation MAMIVTEGNDSCGSGVQHHTTSSSSSPAQTRQQRHKVEVYNEIIRRLKDSGHQETMQPGFNDQLWAHFNRLPTRYALDVNVERAADVLMHKRLLQLAHDPANRPSIEVRLVQVHPISDGNSADALELDDPGTESGQSSSKYSSRQSIHPPPAFGSSPNLEALALEVNRSEDIEEEQSVHANVQYSRPMHEITISTDDKPKLLSQLTALLAEIGLNIQEAHAFSTTDGYSLDVFVVEGWPYEETENLKAALEREVLKKIERQVSSSPQSVSSVDEPDQAKMKSELDHLTIPNDGTDVWEIDPKHLKYGTQIASGSYGELFKGVYCSQEVAIKVLKPEHVNSELQKEFAQEVYIMRKVRHKNVVQFIGACTKPPRLCIVTEFMSGGSVYDYLHKQKGFFKFPTLLKVAIDISKGMNYLHQHNIIHRDLKAANLLMDENYIVKVADFGVARVKSQSGVMTAETGTYRWMAPEVIEHKPYDHKADVFSFGIVLWELLTGKLPYEYLTPLQAAIGVVQKGLRPTIPKNTHPKFVELLERSWQQDPTLRPDFSEIIEILQQLAKEIGDGEERHKEKSGRLLSVLRRGHH, via the exons ATGGCCATGATTGTGACGGAGGGCAACGACAGCTGCGGCAGCGGAGTGCAGCACCACaccacctcctcctcctcctcgccGGCGCAAACTCGCCAGCAGCGCCACAAGGTCGAAGTCTACAATGAGATTATTCGCCGCTTGAAAGATTCCGGCCACCAAGAAACTATGCAGCCTGGCTTCAACGATCAGCTTTGGGCTCACTTCAATCGCCTTCCTACACG GTACGCGCTGGATGTGAATGTGGAAAGGGCGGCTGATGTTCTTATGCACAAGAGATTATTGCAGTTGGCGCATGATCCTGCTAACAGGCCTTCAATTGAAGTTCGATTAGTTCAG GTTCATCCCATATCTGATGGAAACTCAGCTGACGCTCTTGAATTGGATGATCCAGGGACAGAATCTGGCCAAAGTTCTTCAAAGTACTCAAGCAGACAGAG TATACATCCACCTCCTGCTTTTGGTTCTTCTCCTAATCTTGAAGCATTGGCTCTTGAAGTAAATAGATCTGAAGACATAGAGGAGGAACAATCTGTACATGCCAATGTTCAATATTCACG TCCCATGCATGAAATCACCATCTCAACAGATGACAAGCCAAAGCTTCTTAGCCAG TTAACTGCTTTGCTTGCTGAGATTGGACTGAACATCCAAGAAGCACACGCCTTTTCCACAACTGATGGTTACTCATTAGACGTGTTTGTTGTTGAAGGATGGCCCTATGAG GAAACAGAAAATCTTAAAGCAGCTTTGGAAAGAGAAGTCTTGAAGAAGATTGAG AGACAGGTGAGTTCCAGTCCGCAATCTGTATCTTCTGTTGATGAGCCTGATCAAGCAAAGATGAAAAGCGAACTGGATCATTTGACAATACCGAATGATGGGACAGATGTTTGGGAAATAGATCCTAAACATTTGAAATATGGAACTCAAATTGCATCTGGGTCATATGGTGAACT GTTTAAAGGTGTGTACTGTAGCCAGGAAGTAGCCATAAAAGTTCTCAAGCCTGAGCATGTAAATTCAGAATTGCAGAAAGAGTTTGCACAAGAAGTCTATATCATGAG AAAGGTTCGACACAAGAATGTTGTACAATTCATTGGAGCATGTACCAAGCCCCCACGTTTGTGCATAGTAACAG AATTTATGTCTGGTGGAAGTGTGTATGACTACCTACATAAGCAGAAGGGCTTTTTTAAATTTCCTACCCTACTTAAAGTCGCAATTGATATTTCTAAAGGGATGAATTACTTGCACCAACATAACATAATCCATAGAGACTTGAAGGCTGCCAACCTTTTGATGGACGAAAATTAT ATTGTAAAGGTTGCTGATTTTGGGGTTGCTAGAGTTAAATCTCAATCTGGGGTTATGACAGCAGAAACCGGAACATATAGATGGATGGCTCCGGAG GTTATAGAACACAAGCCGTACGATCACAAGGCTGATGTATTTAGTTTTGGAATTGTTTTATGGGAGTTGCTCACTGGAAAG CTTCCATACGAATATTTAACCCCCCTACAGGCAGCTATAGGAGTGGTTCAAAAG GGTTTGCGACCCACCATCCCCAAGAACACTCATCCAAAGTTTGTTGAACTTCTTGAGAGATCCTGGCAGCAGGATCCAACATTGAGACCTGATTTCTCTGAAATTATCGAGATCTTGCAGCAGCTAGCAAAGGAG ATTGGAGATGGAGAGGAGCGGCACAAGGAAAAATCTGGACGACTTCTGTCAGTTCTGAGACGAGGACATCACTAA
- the LOC137829888 gene encoding serine/threonine-protein kinase STY46-like isoform X2, with product MHKRLLQLAHDPANRPSIEVRLVQVHPISDGNSADALELDDPGTESGQSSSKYSSRQSIHPPPAFGSSPNLEALALEVNRSEDIEEEQSVHANVQYSRPMHEITISTDDKPKLLSQLTALLAEIGLNIQEAHAFSTTDGYSLDVFVVEGWPYEETENLKAALEREVLKKIERQVSSSPQSVSSVDEPDQAKMKSELDHLTIPNDGTDVWEIDPKHLKYGTQIASGSYGELFKGVYCSQEVAIKVLKPEHVNSELQKEFAQEVYIMRKVRHKNVVQFIGACTKPPRLCIVTEFMSGGSVYDYLHKQKGFFKFPTLLKVAIDISKGMNYLHQHNIIHRDLKAANLLMDENYIVKVADFGVARVKSQSGVMTAETGTYRWMAPEVIEHKPYDHKADVFSFGIVLWELLTGKLPYEYLTPLQAAIGVVQKGLRPTIPKNTHPKFVELLERSWQQDPTLRPDFSEIIEILQQLAKEIGDGEERHKEKSGRLLSVLRRGHH from the exons ATGCACAAGAGATTATTGCAGTTGGCGCATGATCCTGCTAACAGGCCTTCAATTGAAGTTCGATTAGTTCAG GTTCATCCCATATCTGATGGAAACTCAGCTGACGCTCTTGAATTGGATGATCCAGGGACAGAATCTGGCCAAAGTTCTTCAAAGTACTCAAGCAGACAGAG TATACATCCACCTCCTGCTTTTGGTTCTTCTCCTAATCTTGAAGCATTGGCTCTTGAAGTAAATAGATCTGAAGACATAGAGGAGGAACAATCTGTACATGCCAATGTTCAATATTCACG TCCCATGCATGAAATCACCATCTCAACAGATGACAAGCCAAAGCTTCTTAGCCAG TTAACTGCTTTGCTTGCTGAGATTGGACTGAACATCCAAGAAGCACACGCCTTTTCCACAACTGATGGTTACTCATTAGACGTGTTTGTTGTTGAAGGATGGCCCTATGAG GAAACAGAAAATCTTAAAGCAGCTTTGGAAAGAGAAGTCTTGAAGAAGATTGAG AGACAGGTGAGTTCCAGTCCGCAATCTGTATCTTCTGTTGATGAGCCTGATCAAGCAAAGATGAAAAGCGAACTGGATCATTTGACAATACCGAATGATGGGACAGATGTTTGGGAAATAGATCCTAAACATTTGAAATATGGAACTCAAATTGCATCTGGGTCATATGGTGAACT GTTTAAAGGTGTGTACTGTAGCCAGGAAGTAGCCATAAAAGTTCTCAAGCCTGAGCATGTAAATTCAGAATTGCAGAAAGAGTTTGCACAAGAAGTCTATATCATGAG AAAGGTTCGACACAAGAATGTTGTACAATTCATTGGAGCATGTACCAAGCCCCCACGTTTGTGCATAGTAACAG AATTTATGTCTGGTGGAAGTGTGTATGACTACCTACATAAGCAGAAGGGCTTTTTTAAATTTCCTACCCTACTTAAAGTCGCAATTGATATTTCTAAAGGGATGAATTACTTGCACCAACATAACATAATCCATAGAGACTTGAAGGCTGCCAACCTTTTGATGGACGAAAATTAT ATTGTAAAGGTTGCTGATTTTGGGGTTGCTAGAGTTAAATCTCAATCTGGGGTTATGACAGCAGAAACCGGAACATATAGATGGATGGCTCCGGAG GTTATAGAACACAAGCCGTACGATCACAAGGCTGATGTATTTAGTTTTGGAATTGTTTTATGGGAGTTGCTCACTGGAAAG CTTCCATACGAATATTTAACCCCCCTACAGGCAGCTATAGGAGTGGTTCAAAAG GGTTTGCGACCCACCATCCCCAAGAACACTCATCCAAAGTTTGTTGAACTTCTTGAGAGATCCTGGCAGCAGGATCCAACATTGAGACCTGATTTCTCTGAAATTATCGAGATCTTGCAGCAGCTAGCAAAGGAG ATTGGAGATGGAGAGGAGCGGCACAAGGAAAAATCTGGACGACTTCTGTCAGTTCTGAGACGAGGACATCACTAA
- the LOC137828346 gene encoding mechanosensitive ion channel protein 6-like, whose protein sequence is MQSIRKSFKSYGSFKQSKRFSGAGNHDSDHEQLPILLDQESHRHTAMPAGDYVVKIDDGANPPQGNRIWRESSYEFWKGESSSSAAAASDQSFDFRQTEDPPSQLIGRFLHKQRASGEMQLDMDLEMEELQRDADERRLTPVEESPVNLRVSRELKVSFDEPLSNSTLLEPQTEAFRRRHSKESPTMTDFQRPPQVPQYDRRRSPSPSPVSDSEVLRCTSNASFERNLSMQRKSALLKAKTRSRLMDPPEEHDRRSGRVMKSGQLVSGFLGKKGDEEEDDPFLEEDIPDEFTQTHFSFWILLEWVSLILIIGLLITTLCIPLLRRKHLWQLKLWKWEVMVLVLICGRLVSDWVVRIAVFFIERNFLLRKRVLYFVYGVRKAVQNCVWLGLVLIAWHLLFDQRVQRETNSDILEYVNKVLVCFLVGTLVWLLKTLMVKVLASSFHVSTYFDRIQESLFNQFVIETLSGPPLVEIQRAEEEDERLADEVQKLQNAGVTIPPDLRETAFSNIKSGRIRSGVLKSPRGKSGKFSRPLSKRSDDGNVITIDNLHKLNPKNISAWNMKRLMNMVRHGALSTLDEQIIDSANDDENATQIRSENEAKAAAKKIFHNVARRGCRYIYPDDLMRFMQEDEAAKTMNLFEGASDSGRIGKGALKNWVVNAFRERRALALTLNDTKTAVNKLHRMLNFIVAIVVLIIWLLILELATTKFLVFLSSQVVLVTFIFGNTCKTIFEAIIFLFVMHPFDVGDRCEIDGVQMVVEEMNILTTIFLKFDNHKVIIPNSVLATKAIFNYYRSPDMSDIIEFYVHICTPVEKISLIKHRINSFCENKKEHWYPSPIIVIRDYDQLNMVKMAIWPNHKMNFQDQGERYIRRSLLLEELLKTFRELDLNYRLLPMDINVRSVPTSSERLPPSWSTIQG, encoded by the exons ATGCAATCTATCAGGAAGTCCTTCAAATCTTATGGTTCGTTCAAACAGTCAAAAAGGTTTTCCGGCGCCGGAAACCACGATTCCGACCACGAGCAGCTGCCTATTCTCCTCGACCAAGAATCGCACCGCCACACCGCAATGCCCGCCGGCGACTACGTCGTCAAGATAGACGACGGCGCCAACCCCCCGCAGGGCAACAGGATTTGGCGCGAGTCCAGCTACGAGTTTTGGAAGGGCGAAAGCTCCTCCTCCGCCGCCGCCGCGAGCGACCAGAGTTTTGATTTTCGGCAGACGGAGGACCCGCCGTCGCAGCTGATAGGGCGGTTCCTCCACAAGCAGCGGGCCTCCGGCGAGATGCAGCTGGACATGGATTTGGAAATGGAGGAGCTCCAGCGCGACGCCGACGAGCGGAGGTTGACGCCGGTGGAGGAGTCTCCGGTGAACCTTCGCGTGTCCAGGGAGCTGAAGGTCTCCTTCGACGAACCCCTTTCCAATTCGACTCTCCTGGAACCGCAGACCGAGGCCTTCAGGAGAAGGCACAGCAAGGAATCTCCGACGATGACGGACTTCCAACGCCCTCCGCAGGTGCCGCAGTACGACCGTCGCCGCTCGCCCTCGCCGTCTCCCGTCAGCGACAGCGAGGTCCTTCGCTGCACCTCAAACGCCTCCTTCGAGAGAAACCTCTCCATGCAGAGAAAATCCGCGTTGTTGAAGGCCAAAACGAGATCCAGGTTGATGGACCCGCCAGAGGAACACGACAGAAGATCGGGGCGGGTCATGAAATCGGGTCAGCTCGTTTCCGGGTTTTTGGGAAAAAAGGGTGATGAGGAGGAAGACGACCCGTTTCTGGAAGAGGATATTCCTGATGAGTTTACCCAGACCCATTTCAGCTTCTGGATTCTTCTGGAGTGGGTGAGTTTGATTCTGATCATTGGGTTGTTGATAACCACCCTCTGCATTCCCCTTCTGAGGAGGAAGCATCTGTGGCAGCTCAAGTTGTGGAAATGGGAGGTTATGGTTCTGGTTTTGATCTGTGGGAGATTGGTGTCTGATTGGGTTGTTAGAATTGCTGTGTTCTTCATTGAGAGGAACTTCCTCTTGAGAAAAAGGGTGCTGTATTTTGTGTACGGTGTGAGGAAAGCGGTTCAGAATTGTGTTTGGTTGGGGCTGGTGTTGATTGCATGGCATTTGTTGTTTGATCAGAGGGTGCAGAGGGAGACCAACAGTGATATCCTTGAGTATGTTAACAAGGTGTTGGTGTGTTTCCTTGTGGGGACTCTGGTGTGGTTGCTCAAGACTCTCATGGTTAAGGTCTTGGCCTCTTCTTTCCATGTCAGTACCTACTTTGATAGGATTCAGGAGTCACTGTTCAATCAGTTTGTGATCGAGACGCTTTCGGGGCCTCCATTGGTGGAGATTCAGAGGGCTGAGGAGGAGGATGAGAGGCTTGCTGATGAGGTTCAGAAGCTGCAAAATGCTGGGGTTACCATACCCCCTGACCTCAGAGAAACTGCTTTTTCTAATATCAAGAGTGGGAGGATCAGGAGTGGAGTGCTCAAGAGCCCCAGAGGAAAGAGTGGCAAGTTTTCTCGGCCTCTTTCTAAGAGATCCGATGATGGTAATGTCATCACCATTGATAACCTGCATAAGCTCAACCCCAAGAATATCTCTGCCTGGAATATGAAAAGGTTGATGAACATGGTCCGGCATGGGGCTTTGAGTACCTTGGATGAACAGATAATTGATAGCGCCAATGATGATGAGAATGCCACACAAATTAGAAGTGAAAACGAGGCAAAAGCTGCTGCTAAGAAAATATTTCACAATGTTGCTAGGCGTGGGTGCAG GTATATATACCCGGATGACTTGATGCGATTTATGCAAGAAGACGAAGCTGCAAAAACCATGAATCTCTTTGAAGGAGCATCTGATTCTGGGAGAATAGGCAAAGGAGCCTTGAAGAACTGGGTG GTCAATGCCTTCAGGGAAAGGAGAGCACTTGCTTTGACACTGAATGACACAAAAACGGCAGTGAACAAACTTCACAGAATGCTCAATTTTatagttgcaattgttgtacTGATTATTTGGCTCTTGATATTGGAACTTGCCACCACCAAATTTCTTGTCTTTTTGAGTTCCCAGGTTGTCTTGGTTACATTTATATTTGGAAACACCTGCAAGACCATATTTGAAGCAATAATTTTCCTATTTGTCATGCACCCATTTGACGTGGGAGATAGATGTGAAATTGATGGGGTTCAG ATGGTGGTAGAAGAAATGAACATATTGACAACCAtatttctgaaatttgataATCATAAGGTGATCATCCCCAACAGTGTCCTTGCCACCAAGGCTATATTTAACTACTACAGGAGTCCTGACATGTCAGATATTATCGAATTCTATGTACACATATGCACCCCAGTTGAAAAGATTTCACTCATTAAACACAGAATAAACAG TTTCTGTGAAAACAAGAAGGAGCACTGGTATCCTTCACCTATCATAGTAATCAGGGATTATGATCAATTAAACATGGTGAAAATGGCTATCTGGCCAAATCATAAAATGAACTTCCAAGATCAGGGAGAAAGGTATATAAGGAGATCCCTTTTGCTTGAAGAGTTGCTCAAGACTTTCAGGGAGCTGGACCTTAACTACCGTCTCCTTCCCATGGACATTAACGTGAGATCAGTGCCTACCTCTTCTGAAAGGCTTCCACCTAGTTGGTCAACAATTCAAGGTTGA